A region from the Halomarina litorea genome encodes:
- a CDS encoding helix-turn-helix domain-containing protein, giving the protein MPPDTSIIAEVRVTHPEQMFYHASRAVPEAVIESRYHAAATAGVPYLFYSVECPDYDAFDAALVEDGSVRNPVVVAAGDGDRLYRVEPTPGLLVVPELVRQGGALLSGTCQDGTWTSRFQFPDREALVEFGEYCRNLGVTFDVRRLFSVEDHGEWGDAGLTEPQREALLVAFECGFFDDPRTATLEDVADALGISSTAAGRRLRRGTYRLVETVLTGSG; this is encoded by the coding sequence ATGCCCCCCGACACGAGCATCATCGCCGAGGTGCGCGTCACCCACCCCGAGCAGATGTTCTATCACGCGAGCAGGGCCGTCCCGGAGGCGGTCATCGAGTCGCGCTACCACGCCGCGGCGACCGCCGGCGTCCCCTACCTGTTCTACTCCGTGGAGTGTCCGGACTACGACGCCTTCGACGCCGCGCTCGTCGAGGACGGGTCCGTCCGGAACCCCGTCGTCGTCGCAGCGGGCGATGGGGACCGCCTCTATCGGGTCGAACCGACGCCCGGACTGCTGGTGGTCCCCGAACTGGTCCGGCAGGGCGGGGCGCTGCTCAGCGGGACCTGTCAGGACGGGACGTGGACCAGTCGGTTCCAGTTTCCCGACCGGGAGGCGCTGGTCGAGTTCGGGGAGTACTGCCGAAACCTCGGCGTGACCTTCGACGTCCGGCGGCTGTTCAGCGTCGAGGACCACGGCGAGTGGGGCGACGCGGGCCTGACGGAGCCACAGCGGGAGGCCCTGCTCGTCGCCTTCGAGTGTGGGTTCTTCGACGACCCGCGAACCGCGACGCTGGAGGACGTCGCCGACGCACTGGGCATCTCCTCGACCGCCGCGGGCCGGCGACTGCGCCGCGGGACGTACCGGCTCGTCGAGACGGTGCTCACGGGATCCGGTTGA
- a CDS encoding DEAD/DEAH box helicase family protein, translated as MLSLRFEDGTIRIGGDGDEGAAGALDGLAFVERDARSLTWRAPAHRYPDLRAALDEAGVGYEDRVLDAPALDLTTTYDLREYQRTALDAWREAGDRGVVELPTGSGKTVVAIGAMVALGVPTLVVVPTVDLLEQWRRELEAEFDREVGQMGGGEQRLAPLTVSTYDSAYLRADDVGDRFGLVIFDEVHHLGGEGYRDIARLLPAPARMGLTATFERPDGAHEVVADLVGPRVYRRTADDLAGDHLAEYDIKRVTVTLSEAERERYEAAQGTFTDYLASSNIRMRSGSDYQELVKRSGNDPRAREALLAKQRARDVMMHADAKVEKLERILDRHREDRIIVFTASTDLVYRLSERFLLPAITHQTGASERRTILRRFREGEYARVVTANVLDEGVDVPDANVAVVLSGSGSEREFTQRLGRVLRPKTDGGRALLYELVTAETAEEGVASRRR; from the coding sequence GTGCTCTCGCTCAGGTTCGAGGACGGCACCATCCGCATCGGCGGTGACGGGGACGAGGGGGCCGCCGGGGCGCTCGACGGCCTCGCGTTCGTCGAGCGTGACGCCCGGTCGCTGACGTGGCGCGCGCCCGCCCACCGCTACCCCGACCTGCGGGCCGCCCTCGACGAGGCGGGCGTCGGCTACGAGGACCGCGTCCTCGACGCGCCCGCACTCGACCTGACGACGACCTACGACCTCCGCGAGTACCAGCGGACGGCCCTCGACGCGTGGCGCGAGGCGGGCGACCGTGGCGTCGTCGAACTCCCGACGGGGAGCGGCAAGACCGTCGTCGCCATCGGCGCGATGGTCGCCCTCGGAGTCCCGACGCTCGTCGTCGTCCCGACCGTCGACCTCCTCGAACAGTGGCGACGCGAACTGGAGGCGGAGTTCGACCGCGAGGTGGGCCAGATGGGCGGCGGCGAACAGCGCCTCGCCCCCCTCACCGTCTCGACGTACGACTCGGCGTACCTCCGGGCCGACGACGTCGGCGACCGCTTCGGCCTCGTCATCTTCGACGAGGTCCACCACCTCGGCGGCGAGGGCTACCGCGACATCGCCCGCCTGCTCCCCGCGCCGGCGCGGATGGGACTCACCGCCACCTTCGAGCGACCCGACGGCGCACACGAGGTCGTCGCGGACCTCGTCGGCCCGCGGGTGTACCGCCGCACCGCCGACGATCTCGCGGGCGACCACCTCGCGGAGTACGACATCAAGCGCGTCACCGTCACGCTCTCCGAGGCGGAGCGCGAGCGCTACGAGGCCGCACAGGGGACGTTCACCGACTACCTCGCGTCCTCGAACATCCGGATGCGTTCGGGAAGCGACTATCAAGAGCTGGTGAAGCGGTCGGGGAACGACCCGCGGGCGCGCGAGGCCCTGCTGGCGAAACAGCGCGCCCGCGACGTGATGATGCACGCCGACGCGAAGGTGGAGAAACTGGAGCGCATCCTCGACCGACACCGCGAGGACCGCATCATCGTCTTCACCGCCTCGACGGACCTCGTCTACCGCCTTTCGGAGCGCTTCCTCCTGCCGGCCATCACCCACCAGACGGGCGCGAGCGAGCGACGTACCATCCTCCGGCGCTTTCGCGAGGGGGAGTACGCGCGGGTCGTCACCGCGAACGTCCTCGACGAGGGGGTGGACGTGCCCGACGCGAACGTCGCCGTCGTGCTCTCGGGCAGCGGGTCCGAACGCGAGTTCACCCAGCGCCTCGGCAGGGTCCTGCGCCCGAAAACCGACGGCGGGCGGGCGCTCCTCTACGAACTCGTCACCGCGGAGACGGCTGAGGAGGGCGTCGCCAGCAGGCGGCGGTAG
- a CDS encoding nucleotide exchange factor GrpE, protein MTDEQESTDVSVETDHADGEAASEAAASTTNAAADPDASPDGVDAGANEDQDLVARVEESDAERLAEEIRALRERNADLEAEVAEREETVEDLESRLKRKQAEFQNYKKRMDKRREQEQQRATEDLVSRLVDVRDNLKRGLEQDGDIREGVESTLRQFDEVLEGENVEEIAPDPGADVDPQRHEVLMRVESDHPAGTVDEVHRSGYEMAEKVIRPAQVTVSDDE, encoded by the coding sequence ATGACCGACGAGCAGGAGTCCACCGACGTGAGTGTCGAGACGGACCACGCCGACGGCGAGGCGGCGTCGGAGGCGGCCGCCTCCACCACGAACGCGGCCGCGGACCCGGATGCGAGTCCCGACGGCGTCGACGCGGGCGCGAACGAGGACCAGGACCTCGTCGCGCGCGTCGAGGAGAGCGACGCCGAGCGACTCGCAGAGGAGATTCGCGCCCTGCGCGAACGGAACGCCGATCTGGAGGCGGAGGTCGCCGAACGCGAGGAGACGGTCGAGGACCTCGAATCGCGACTCAAGCGCAAGCAGGCAGAGTTCCAGAACTACAAGAAGCGCATGGACAAGCGCCGCGAACAGGAACAACAGCGTGCGACCGAGGACCTCGTCTCCCGTCTCGTCGACGTCCGCGACAACCTGAAACGCGGCCTCGAACAGGACGGCGACATCCGCGAGGGCGTCGAGTCCACCCTCCGGCAGTTCGACGAGGTGCTCGAAGGCGAGAACGTCGAGGAGATCGCGCCCGACCCGGGCGCGGACGTGGACCCGCAGCGTCACGAGGTGCTGATGCGCGTCGAGAGCGACCACCCCGCCGGGACCGTCGACGAGGTCCACCGCTCGGGCTACGAGATGGCCGAGAAGGTCATCCGACCCGCGCAGGTCACCGTCAGCGACGACGAGTAG
- the dnaK gene encoding molecular chaperone DnaK, with protein MASNKILGIDLGTTNSAFAVMEGGDPEIIVNAEGERTTPSVVAFTDDERLVGRPAKNQAIQNPERTIASIKRHMGEEGYTVEVDGEDYTPEEISAMILQKIKRDAEEYLGDDVEKAVITVPAYFSDRQRQATKDAGEVAGFEVERIVNEPTAASMAYGLDDDTDQTVMVYDLGGGTFDVSVLDLGGGVYEVVATNGDNDLGGDDWDQAVIDYLADEFEAEHGVDLREDRQALQRLKDAAEEAKIELSSRKETTINLPFIAAGDSGPLNLETKLTRAKFESLTRDLVKRTVEPTEQALSDAGYSKSDIDEVILVGGSTRMPMVQEQVEELTGQAPKKNVNPDEAVALGAAIQGGVLSGDVDDIVLLDVTPLSLGIEVKGGLFERLIDKNTTIPTEESKIFTTAAANQTNVQVRVFQGEREMADQNELLGEFQLAGIPPAPAGTPQIEVTFNIDENGIVNVEAEDKGSGNAESITIEGGAGLSDEEIDRMQQEAEEHAEEDKARREQIEARNDAEGAVQRARTLMEENEENVSDDLREDIEAAIEDVEATLEDEDASTEELQEATEALSKELQEIGKQMYEQQAAQQQAGGAGAGAAGAGPGAGGAGPGAGQESEYVDADFEDVDEDDE; from the coding sequence ATGGCGAGCAACAAGATTCTCGGTATCGACCTCGGTACCACCAACTCCGCGTTCGCGGTGATGGAGGGCGGGGACCCGGAAATCATCGTCAACGCCGAAGGCGAGCGGACGACCCCCTCGGTCGTCGCCTTCACGGACGACGAGCGACTCGTCGGTCGCCCCGCGAAGAACCAGGCCATCCAGAACCCCGAGCGCACCATCGCGTCCATCAAGCGCCACATGGGCGAGGAGGGCTACACGGTCGAGGTCGACGGCGAGGACTACACGCCCGAGGAGATCTCGGCGATGATCCTCCAGAAGATCAAACGCGACGCCGAGGAGTACCTCGGCGACGACGTCGAGAAGGCCGTCATCACGGTCCCGGCGTACTTCTCGGACCGCCAGCGACAGGCGACGAAGGACGCCGGCGAGGTCGCCGGCTTCGAGGTCGAACGCATCGTCAACGAACCGACCGCCGCGTCGATGGCCTACGGCCTCGACGACGACACCGACCAGACCGTGATGGTGTACGACCTCGGCGGGGGCACCTTCGACGTCTCGGTGCTGGACCTCGGTGGCGGCGTCTACGAGGTCGTCGCGACGAACGGGGACAACGACCTCGGGGGCGACGACTGGGACCAGGCGGTCATCGACTACCTCGCCGACGAGTTCGAGGCCGAACACGGCGTCGACCTCCGCGAGGACCGACAGGCTCTCCAGCGCCTGAAGGACGCCGCCGAGGAGGCGAAGATCGAACTCTCCAGCCGGAAGGAGACGACCATCAACCTCCCGTTCATCGCGGCGGGCGACTCCGGGCCGCTGAACCTGGAGACGAAACTCACGCGTGCGAAGTTCGAGTCGCTGACGCGCGACCTCGTCAAGCGCACGGTCGAACCGACCGAGCAGGCCCTCTCGGACGCCGGCTACTCGAAGTCCGACATCGACGAGGTCATTCTCGTCGGCGGGTCGACCCGGATGCCGATGGTCCAGGAACAGGTCGAGGAGCTCACCGGGCAGGCCCCGAAGAAGAACGTCAACCCCGACGAGGCCGTCGCGCTGGGCGCGGCCATCCAGGGTGGCGTCCTCTCGGGCGACGTCGACGACATCGTCCTCTTGGACGTGACGCCCCTCTCGCTCGGTATCGAGGTCAAGGGCGGCCTCTTCGAGCGTCTCATCGACAAGAACACGACCATCCCGACCGAGGAGTCGAAGATCTTCACCACGGCCGCGGCCAACCAGACCAACGTGCAGGTCCGCGTCTTCCAGGGTGAACGCGAGATGGCAGACCAGAACGAACTGCTCGGCGAGTTCCAGCTCGCGGGCATCCCGCCCGCCCCCGCCGGCACGCCCCAGATCGAGGTGACGTTCAACATCGACGAGAACGGCATCGTCAACGTCGAGGCCGAGGACAAGGGGTCGGGCAACGCCGAGTCCATCACCATCGAGGGCGGCGCGGGCCTCTCCGACGAGGAGATCGACCGGATGCAACAGGAGGCCGAGGAGCACGCCGAGGAGGACAAGGCCCGTCGCGAGCAGATCGAGGCGCGCAACGACGCCGAGGGCGCGGTCCAGCGCGCTCGCACCCTCATGGAGGAGAACGAGGAGAACGTCTCCGACGACCTCCGCGAAGACATCGAGGCGGCCATCGAGGACGTCGAGGCGACCCTCGAAGACGAGGACGCCTCCACCGAGGAACTGCAGGAGGCCACCGAGGCCCTCTCGAAGGAACTGCAGGAGATCGGCAAGCAGATGTACGAGCAACAGGCCGCTCAGCAGCAGGCGGGCGGTGCGGGCGCCGGTGCCGCGGGCGCCGGCCCCGGTGCGGGCGGTGCCGGTCCCGGTGCGGGCCAGGAGTCGGAGTACGTGGACGCCGACTTCGAGGACGTAGACGAAGACGACGAGTAG
- a CDS encoding alpha/beta fold hydrolase, whose protein sequence is MRLKPLLTGLAGGVGLTALANRVVGSRARTLRAPLGRATQTYRWRGFDISYTEAGDPEDPDLLLVHGVNAAASSAEFAPVFDELAEDYHVVAPDLPGFGLSDRPPLMYSASLYATFVADVARDLTEDATVVASSLSGAYAAMAAEEAGFSEFVLVCPTARTMPGRRTWVRSLLRSPLAGEALFNAIASKRSLRHFQEDHGFYDMSHADDEWLQYRWQLTHQKGARFAPASFVSGFLDPDVDLGTTLADLDVPVTVVWGRDADILPLERGRELAEEADARLVVFDETLLLPHYEHPREFAAVVRGEEVGTVAEEA, encoded by the coding sequence ATGCGACTCAAACCACTCCTGACGGGACTGGCGGGTGGCGTCGGTCTCACCGCCCTCGCGAACCGCGTCGTCGGTTCGCGAGCGCGGACCCTCCGCGCACCGCTCGGCCGCGCGACCCAGACGTACCGCTGGCGGGGCTTCGACATCTCCTACACCGAGGCGGGCGACCCCGAGGACCCCGACCTCCTCCTCGTACACGGCGTCAACGCCGCCGCGTCGAGCGCCGAGTTCGCCCCCGTCTTCGACGAACTCGCCGAGGACTACCACGTCGTCGCGCCCGACCTGCCCGGGTTCGGCCTCTCGGACCGACCGCCGCTGATGTACTCCGCGTCGCTGTACGCCACCTTCGTCGCGGACGTCGCCCGCGACCTGACCGAGGACGCCACCGTCGTCGCCTCCTCGCTCTCGGGGGCGTACGCCGCGATGGCGGCCGAGGAGGCCGGCTTCTCCGAATTCGTGTTGGTCTGTCCCACCGCCCGCACGATGCCCGGCCGGCGGACGTGGGTTCGGTCGCTCCTCCGGTCGCCGCTGGCGGGCGAGGCGCTGTTCAACGCCATCGCCAGCAAGCGCTCGCTGCGGCACTTCCAGGAGGACCACGGCTTCTACGACATGTCCCACGCGGACGACGAGTGGCTCCAGTACCGCTGGCAGCTCACCCACCAGAAGGGCGCGCGCTTCGCGCCCGCCTCGTTCGTCAGCGGCTTCCTCGACCCGGACGTCGACCTCGGGACGACGCTCGCCGACCTCGACGTGCCCGTCACCGTCGTCTGGGGCCGCGATGCGGACATCCTCCCCCTCGAACGGGGCCGCGAACTGGCCGAGGAGGCCGACGCACGCCTCGTCGTCTTCGACGAGACGCTCTTGCTCCCCCACTACGAGCACCCCCGCGAGTTCGCAGCCGTCGTCCGCGGCGAGGAAGTCGGGACCGTCGCAGAAGAGGCGTAG
- the meaB gene encoding methylmalonyl Co-A mutase-associated GTPase MeaB — protein sequence MADLIEELLDGKHRALARVITKIENRSPGYRDLVSALHSHTGDADVVGITGSPGAGKSTLVDKLARHYRDEGLTVGVIAIDPSSPFTGGSVLGDRIRMASTAGDMDTFFRSMSARGSLGGLSTATSDAVKALDAFGKDKILVETVGAGQSEIDIVKTADTVAVLVPPGSGDDVQMLKAGILEIGDVFVVNKADLPGSDRTVQELREMIHTRRDFTGGGHHGADDAQAAMETVAAATEDDDGWKPQLVETVASSGEGVDELIEVLADHAEYLDASGTRTEREHLRYAEEIRTLLREDTNRLLADEIRRQGGLDAFVERVVARETDPYSVADDLLEPLRECVEERTGDGDDANDDN from the coding sequence ATGGCCGACCTCATCGAGGAGTTGCTCGACGGGAAGCATCGCGCGCTCGCGCGGGTCATCACGAAGATAGAGAACCGCTCGCCGGGCTACCGTGACCTCGTCAGCGCCCTCCACTCGCACACGGGGGACGCCGACGTGGTCGGTATCACGGGGAGTCCCGGCGCGGGCAAGTCCACGCTCGTGGACAAACTCGCCCGCCACTACCGCGACGAGGGCCTCACCGTGGGCGTCATCGCCATCGACCCCTCCTCCCCGTTCACCGGCGGGTCGGTCCTCGGCGACCGCATCCGCATGGCCTCGACCGCGGGAGACATGGACACCTTCTTCCGGTCGATGAGCGCCCGCGGATCGCTCGGCGGCCTCTCGACCGCCACCTCGGACGCCGTGAAGGCCTTAGACGCCTTCGGGAAGGACAAGATACTCGTGGAGACGGTCGGTGCGGGACAGAGCGAGATAGACATCGTGAAGACGGCCGACACGGTCGCCGTCCTCGTCCCGCCCGGCAGCGGCGACGACGTCCAGATGCTCAAGGCGGGCATCCTCGAAATCGGCGACGTGTTCGTCGTCAACAAGGCCGACCTCCCCGGGTCCGACCGGACCGTCCAGGAACTCCGCGAGATGATCCACACCCGTCGCGACTTCACCGGCGGGGGTCACCACGGTGCGGACGACGCGCAGGCCGCGATGGAGACCGTCGCCGCCGCCACCGAGGACGACGACGGCTGGAAGCCACAGCTCGTCGAGACCGTCGCCAGTTCCGGCGAGGGCGTCGACGAACTGATCGAGGTGCTCGCCGACCACGCCGAGTACCTCGACGCCTCGGGGACGCGGACGGAGCGCGAGCACCTGCGCTACGCCGAGGAGATTCGCACGCTCCTGCGCGAGGACACGAACCGCCTGCTGGCCGACGAGATTCGGCGACAGGGCGGCCTCGATGCGTTCGTCGAACGCGTCGTCGCCCGCGAGACGGACCCCTACAGCGTCGCCGACGACCTCCTCGAACCGCTCCGCGAGTGCGTCGAGGAACGGACGGGCGACGGTGACGACGCGAACGACGACAACTGA
- a CDS encoding cobalamin B12-binding domain-containing protein codes for MSADADAAEGRTIRCLVAKVGLDGHDRGAHVIARAFRDAGFEVIYSGLHKSPDEIVQATVQEDVDVLGISILSGAHNTLVPKIMEGLEEYDAADDTLVILGGIIPEDDREKLKEAGVAEIFGPGASMEQTVEFVRENAPHRD; via the coding sequence ATGAGCGCAGACGCAGACGCGGCCGAAGGGCGGACCATCCGGTGTCTCGTGGCGAAGGTCGGTCTCGACGGACACGACCGGGGCGCACACGTCATCGCCCGCGCGTTCCGCGACGCCGGGTTCGAGGTCATCTACTCCGGCCTCCACAAGTCGCCGGACGAGATCGTGCAGGCGACGGTCCAGGAGGACGTCGACGTCCTCGGGATCTCCATCCTCTCGGGGGCGCACAACACGCTCGTCCCCAAGATCATGGAGGGCCTGGAGGAGTACGACGCGGCCGACGACACCCTCGTGATACTGGGGGGCATCATCCCCGAGGACGACCGCGAGAAGTTGAAGGAGGCGGGCGTCGCCGAGATATTCGGCCCCGGCGCGTCGATGGAGCAGACCGTCGAGTTCGTCCGGGAGAACGCGCCGCACCGCGACTGA
- a CDS encoding DUF420 domain-containing protein has protein sequence MATATGENVVKEHPRAVTAVLSVVGYALVLGAFAGVIPLFPELSRDTVVLFSDLIAVVNSLALTALLVGWRFIRRGEVEKHRAAMLTAFSLIVVFLVLYLWKVGGGFEKSIAIREGQFLAAYAGIVEPFYLAMLATHIVLSVVAVPVVLYAIVLGLTHTPEELRNTAHARVGRIAVTAWSLSLFLGVVTYVMLNHVYSWEVREALLLVVVPAVGEYLPDRD, from the coding sequence ATGGCCACAGCGACCGGCGAAAACGTCGTCAAGGAACACCCGCGGGCCGTCACGGCCGTCCTCTCGGTCGTGGGCTACGCGCTCGTCCTCGGGGCGTTCGCTGGCGTCATCCCCCTGTTCCCCGAACTCTCCCGGGACACCGTCGTCCTGTTCTCCGACCTCATCGCCGTCGTGAACTCCCTCGCGCTCACCGCCCTCCTCGTCGGGTGGCGCTTCATCCGCCGCGGGGAAGTCGAGAAGCACCGCGCCGCAATGCTGACGGCGTTCTCGCTCATCGTCGTCTTCCTCGTCCTCTACCTCTGGAAGGTCGGCGGGGGCTTCGAGAAGAGCATCGCCATCCGCGAGGGACAGTTCCTCGCCGCCTACGCCGGCATCGTCGAACCGTTCTACCTCGCCATGCTGGCGACTCACATCGTCCTCTCGGTGGTGGCCGTCCCGGTGGTCCTCTACGCCATCGTCCTCGGCCTGACCCACACGCCCGAGGAACTGCGGAACACGGCTCACGCGCGCGTCGGGCGAATCGCCGTCACCGCGTGGTCGCTCAGCCTCTTCCTCGGCGTAGTCACCTACGTCATGCTCAACCACGTCTACTCGTGGGAGGTCCGGGAGGCACTCCTCCTCGTCGTCGTCCCCGCTGTCGGCGAGTACCTCCCCGACCGGGACTGA
- a CDS encoding S1C family serine protease, which yields MTEDTRYQELYRSTIPSVVSIYLAGDGRGPGGAGSGFVFRVERPDGGADDVGDDGFVVTNEHVVRGSDSVDVRFSEGDWRVGDVVGVDAYTDLAVVRVPDVPASARPLPFAASNPLPGTPVAALGNPMGLDGSISVGVVSGSNRSMYTREGFAIPDTVQTDAPINPGNSGGPLVTLAGEVVGVNRARGGDNIGFAVSGEVAARVVPALVETGAYRHSYLKVRTLDVSPTVADANGLPDTGGVLVVDVSLGPASGALLGARGSRTVRGREIPVGGDVIVSVDGRPVDSHEGLMRYLLLETTPGDTVEVELLRRGERLTERVTLGERPNPGRRGGDGGSGRIPVR from the coding sequence ATGACTGAAGACACACGCTATCAGGAGCTGTACCGTTCGACGATACCCTCGGTCGTCTCCATCTACCTCGCGGGCGACGGGCGCGGCCCCGGCGGCGCGGGGTCGGGGTTCGTCTTCCGCGTCGAACGCCCCGACGGGGGCGCCGACGACGTCGGCGACGACGGCTTCGTCGTGACCAACGAACACGTCGTCCGCGGGAGCGACAGTGTCGACGTTCGATTCAGCGAGGGCGACTGGCGCGTCGGCGACGTCGTCGGCGTGGACGCCTACACCGACCTCGCCGTCGTCCGCGTGCCCGACGTGCCCGCCTCCGCCCGCCCGCTCCCGTTCGCGGCGAGCAACCCCCTCCCCGGAACGCCCGTCGCCGCCCTCGGCAACCCGATGGGTCTCGATGGCTCCATCTCCGTGGGCGTCGTCAGCGGGTCGAACCGCTCGATGTACACGCGCGAGGGCTTCGCCATCCCCGACACCGTCCAGACGGACGCGCCCATCAACCCCGGTAACTCGGGAGGGCCGCTGGTCACCCTCGCCGGCGAGGTGGTGGGCGTCAACCGCGCCCGCGGCGGCGACAATATCGGCTTCGCCGTCAGCGGCGAGGTGGCCGCCCGCGTCGTCCCCGCCCTCGTCGAGACGGGCGCGTACCGTCACTCCTACCTCAAGGTCCGCACCCTCGACGTCTCGCCCACCGTCGCCGATGCCAACGGCCTACCCGACACCGGGGGCGTCCTCGTCGTGGACGTGAGCCTCGGCCCCGCCAGCGGCGCACTCCTCGGCGCGCGCGGCAGTCGGACGGTCCGCGGGCGCGAGATACCCGTCGGCGGCGACGTCATCGTCAGCGTCGACGGCCGGCCGGTGGACTCCCACGAGGGGCTGATGCGCTACCTCCTGCTGGAGACGACGCCGGGCGACACCGTCGAGGTGGAACTGCTCCGCCGGGGCGAACGCCTCACCGAACGAGTTACGCTCGGCGAGCGCCCGAACCCCGGTCGCCGGGGGGGCGACGGCGGGTCCGGGCGCATCCCGGTCCGCTGA
- a CDS encoding ABC transporter permease produces MSRANRVLAEARAAWYSFIRRRTAVFFTFFFPVIIILIFGALVQTQPTGGGLFTEPAGYYVPGYLAVVVLFTPLSRVGSTVARHREGNRFEKLATTPLSRAEWLLAHTLVNVLIIGLASLIILALVVLVTGAEILFSPLLVPFVALGVALFCGLGALLGRVADSQDGVIAASNGVALPLLFLSETFVPLSLLPEWFHPLVNLSPLTWFSRGVRGATYWPLQDGGGAGTVDPIASLALLLVLTTGFFLAGAIALPQTD; encoded by the coding sequence GTGAGCCGCGCGAACCGGGTGCTGGCCGAGGCGCGGGCGGCGTGGTACTCCTTTATCCGCCGGCGGACGGCCGTGTTCTTCACGTTCTTCTTCCCCGTCATCATCATCCTCATCTTCGGGGCGCTGGTCCAGACGCAACCCACGGGCGGCGGCCTGTTCACCGAACCTGCGGGCTACTACGTGCCGGGGTACCTCGCCGTGGTGGTGCTGTTCACGCCCCTCTCGCGGGTTGGGAGTACGGTCGCGCGCCACCGCGAGGGCAACCGCTTCGAGAAACTGGCGACGACGCCCCTCTCGCGCGCCGAGTGGCTACTGGCGCACACGCTCGTCAACGTCCTCATCATCGGGCTGGCGAGTCTCATCATCCTCGCGCTCGTCGTCCTCGTGACGGGCGCGGAGATTCTGTTCTCGCCGCTGCTGGTCCCGTTCGTCGCCCTCGGCGTGGCGCTGTTCTGCGGATTGGGCGCGCTGCTCGGCCGGGTCGCGGACTCGCAGGACGGCGTCATCGCCGCCTCGAACGGCGTGGCTCTCCCCCTCCTGTTCCTCTCGGAGACGTTCGTCCCCCTCTCGCTGCTGCCGGAGTGGTTCCACCCGCTGGTGAACCTCTCGCCGCTGACGTGGTTCTCGCGGGGCGTCCGCGGGGCGACGTACTGGCCGCTACAGGACGGTGGGGGTGCCGGAACGGTCGACCCCATCGCCAGTCTCGCCCTCCTGCTCGTGCTCACGACGGGCTTCTTCCTCGCGGGGGCCATCGCGCTCCCGCAGACGGATTGA
- a CDS encoding ABC transporter ATP-binding protein: MVIVAEGVRREYGDTVALDGVSLSVAEGEVFALIGPNGAGKTTLIRALTGTTEYEGRVELFGGSPRSVDPQRIGLLPQSFDPPERLTARELVAYYAGLYDESRPVGDVLADVGMLEDADTWYENLSGGQQRRVCVAITLVNDPDLLILDEPTTGIDPAGRRDLWGLLESLAAGGTTVLLTTHYMEEADRLADRVVMLADGAVAAEGTPRELVEAYGGQPELLVGADPDRAVPALEARGYRVEATARGVVVTDVPPTDVGAIVRALEDEEVAYDELRWEQPDLESVYLALTGRGVDASGDPVERAEVPA; this comes from the coding sequence ATGGTCATCGTCGCCGAGGGCGTCCGCCGCGAGTACGGCGACACCGTCGCGCTGGACGGCGTCTCGCTCTCCGTCGCGGAGGGCGAGGTGTTCGCCCTCATCGGTCCGAACGGCGCGGGGAAGACGACGCTCATCCGCGCGCTGACGGGCACGACGGAGTACGAGGGTCGGGTCGAACTGTTCGGCGGGTCACCCCGGTCGGTCGACCCGCAACGAATCGGCTTGCTCCCGCAGTCGTTCGACCCGCCCGAGCGCCTGACCGCGCGCGAACTCGTCGCGTACTACGCCGGCTTGTACGACGAGTCCCGGCCCGTGGGCGACGTGCTGGCCGACGTGGGGATGCTGGAGGACGCCGACACGTGGTACGAGAACCTCTCGGGGGGCCAACAGCGACGGGTCTGCGTCGCCATCACGCTGGTCAACGACCCGGACCTGCTGATTCTCGACGAACCGACGACAGGCATCGACCCCGCCGGGCGGCGGGACCTGTGGGGCCTGCTCGAATCGCTCGCCGCGGGCGGCACCACCGTCCTCCTCACCACCCACTACATGGAGGAGGCCGACCGCCTCGCGGACCGGGTCGTCATGCTCGCCGACGGGGCAGTCGCCGCCGAGGGGACGCCCCGCGAACTCGTCGAAGCCTACGGCGGCCAGCCGGAACTGCTCGTGGGAGCCGACCCCGACCGCGCCGTGCCGGCCCTCGAAGCGCGCGGCTACCGGGTCGAGGCGACGGCACGCGGCGTCGTCGTCACCGACGTGCCCCCGACGGACGTCGGGGCCATCGTCCGCGCACTGGAGGACGAGGAGGTGGCCTACGACGAACTCCGGTGGGAGCAACCGGACCTCGAATCCGTCTACCTCGCGCTGACGGGCCGCGGCGTCGACGCGTCGGGCGACCCCGTCGAACGGGCGGAGGTCCCGGCGTGA